A stretch of Pseudophryne corroboree isolate aPseCor3 chromosome 9, aPseCor3.hap2, whole genome shotgun sequence DNA encodes these proteins:
- the LOC134958143 gene encoding noggin-like, protein MGSLRKYIFFIWILPFGFLWSPVFLDHLNDHRHLDENQADLEGSSLRRRLSSGTRPYSLSLSPLDYHYSPKPKHLKAPRLLRILGSSFDPFWMSVEKPADNDTTKHVSPFSKDLFDGASRYRKKLTQEAENINFGSLKLPEELSANGSHVLLHELRRWLVQRASCKLTSTWVDLGPVFWPRWVRHTNCDESIIACSWPPGMACRQAQLTQIKLLAWHCWMQDPSKGWASQNCQWRQIPYPVVAACKCTCR, encoded by the coding sequence ATGGGATCTTTGCGAAAGTACATTTTTTTCATCTGGATATTACCTTTTGGGTTCCTATGGTCTCCAGTTTTCCTAGATCATTTAAATGACCACAGACATTTGGATGAGAACCAAGCAGACTTGGAGGGGAGCTCTCTGCGACGCAGACTGTCTTCTGGCACCCGTCCTTatagcctctccctgtcaccactggatTATCACTATTCTCCAAAACCTAAGCACCTCAAAGCCCCACGACTTCTGCGCATTCTGGGGTCCTCCTTTGACCCATTCTGGATGTCTGTTGAGAAACCTGCAGACAATGACACCACCAAGCATGTGTCTCCATTTAGCAAGGATCTTTTTGATGGAGCCAGTCGCTACCGTAAGAAGCTTACTCAGGAAGCTGAAAACATTAACTTTGGTTCACTAAAACTTCCAGAAGAACTCTCGGCTAACGGAAGCCACGTCTTGCTGCATGAACTCCGCCGGTGGCTCGTACAAAGAGCCAGTTGCAAGCTAACCTCCACATGGGTGGACCTGGGTCCTGTTTTTTGGCCACGTTGGGTACGGCACACAAACTGTGATGAGAGCATTATTGCATGCTCGTGGCCACCCGGAATGGCATGCCGCCAGGCACAGCTCACTCAGATAAAATTACTGGCCTGGCATTGCTGGATGCAGGATCCTAGCAAAGGCTGGGCATCACAGAATTGCCAGTGGAGGCAGATACCCTATCCCGTGGTGGCTGCCTGTAAGTGTACCTGCCGGTAA